A window of the Desulfobacula toluolica Tol2 genome harbors these coding sequences:
- a CDS encoding prohibitin family protein encodes MNRLLILFIYLILLFTFTGCMPHTTGETEVGVRSRKIGLFAPKGVENRVYAQGSTYFFLPFINDWHVFDTKLQNLEMTFSKTRGDRRSQDDLLFKTTDGNDISLDVIIAYRIDAAKAPYILQYVARDDTILRDTIVRTVARSKPRDIFGELKTEAFYVAEARETQSNKAKAALDKILGPMGIVVEKVLTNDYRFNAEYTKAIEDKKVADQQVEKNKSAQHAALEEYKRKLEEARGEVNKMVADADGQYLKDKIEADVYQEQQQLLAQAIEAEGIAEAKGIREMNNALAGEGGEIIVKLKIAEALEGKRIILLPVSEGGMNLKTTNINRLIETLGVKALSKN; translated from the coding sequence ATGAACCGCTTGTTAATTTTATTCATATACCTGATCCTTTTATTTACTTTCACCGGCTGTATGCCTCATACCACAGGAGAAACCGAGGTGGGGGTCAGGAGCCGTAAAATCGGACTGTTTGCGCCCAAAGGCGTGGAAAACCGGGTATATGCCCAGGGTTCCACCTATTTTTTTCTGCCGTTTATCAATGATTGGCATGTGTTTGACACCAAGCTGCAGAATCTGGAGATGACGTTCTCCAAAACCCGTGGAGACCGCAGAAGTCAGGATGACCTGTTATTTAAAACAACCGACGGAAATGATATCAGCCTTGACGTGATCATTGCCTACCGTATTGATGCCGCAAAGGCCCCTTATATTCTTCAGTATGTAGCAAGGGACGATACCATTTTGCGGGATACCATTGTCAGGACCGTTGCCAGAAGCAAACCAAGGGATATTTTCGGGGAGCTTAAAACAGAAGCCTTTTATGTTGCAGAGGCCAGGGAAACTCAGTCTAACAAGGCCAAAGCAGCATTGGACAAAATCCTTGGACCCATGGGAATTGTTGTGGAAAAAGTGCTCACCAACGACTACCGGTTCAACGCGGAATACACAAAGGCAATAGAGGACAAGAAAGTGGCTGATCAGCAGGTGGAGAAAAACAAATCCGCCCAGCACGCAGCACTTGAAGAATACAAGCGAAAACTGGAAGAAGCCAGGGGCGAGGTCAATAAGATGGTTGCAGATGCTGACGGCCAATACCTTAAGGACAAGATTGAGGCTGATGTTTACCAGGAGCAGCAGCAGCTTCTTGCCCAGGCCATTGAAGCAGAAGGGATTGCCGAAGCCAAAGGCATCCGGGAAATGAACAACGCCCTGGCAGGAGAAGGCGGCGAGATCATAGTGAAATTGAAAATAGCCGAAGCGCTTGAAGGAAAACGGATCATACTGCTGCCGGTGTCCGAGGGGGGAATGAACCTGAAAACCACAAACATCAATCGGTTGATTGAAACTTTGGGGGTAAAGGCTTTGTCAAAAAATTAA
- a CDS encoding SPFH domain-containing protein, with the protein MINIQPDNLSIYMKQIKEGGGKLSKFLRPGKALKILLVLAAIAYLCFAFLFVYVQPDEYGIKVVRVGLNRGVQKQIYHAGLTFVMPFGLQQMYRLPKGIQVLELTNFPETAAGGARKDRAAHIQTSDGFFVDVDVSMLYHIKDPYLVFTTIGPGTLYEDNGIIPKAEPALKETLGKLTTEEFYNSPMRVKKAEEAKYQLNMELNLKGIEVDQVLVRYFKYSPEIQKNIEAKKLQDQMVFTNRAAARAAKEEAQLKKIVQEGMVIAAVEMENGKAYVTRKIAEKDLYVRSIKANADLLVKLAEAERVRLKNAALKGIGSDRMVGLKMAQAYKGLDLIILPSDGAHGVNPLDLNNTLQLFDVRKRGEK; encoded by the coding sequence ATGATAAATATCCAGCCGGATAACCTATCAATTTATATGAAGCAAATTAAAGAGGGAGGTGGCAAATTATCAAAATTTCTACGTCCTGGAAAGGCCTTAAAAATTCTGCTTGTACTGGCTGCCATTGCGTATCTATGCTTTGCATTTTTATTTGTGTATGTACAACCGGATGAATATGGCATCAAAGTGGTACGGGTGGGCTTGAACAGAGGTGTTCAAAAGCAGATTTATCATGCCGGACTCACCTTTGTAATGCCTTTTGGCCTGCAGCAGATGTATCGCCTGCCCAAAGGCATCCAGGTACTGGAACTGACCAATTTTCCCGAAACCGCCGCAGGTGGGGCCAGAAAAGACAGGGCCGCACACATCCAGACTTCGGATGGTTTTTTTGTAGATGTGGATGTGTCCATGCTTTACCACATCAAGGACCCCTACCTTGTGTTTACCACCATAGGTCCGGGAACCCTGTATGAAGACAACGGCATTATTCCCAAAGCCGAACCTGCCTTGAAAGAGACTCTGGGAAAGCTGACAACCGAAGAATTTTACAACAGTCCCATGCGGGTGAAAAAAGCTGAAGAAGCCAAGTACCAACTCAACATGGAATTAAATCTAAAGGGGATTGAGGTGGATCAGGTGCTGGTGCGTTATTTTAAATACAGCCCGGAAATCCAGAAAAATATTGAGGCAAAAAAACTCCAGGACCAGATGGTCTTTACTAATCGAGCCGCCGCCCGAGCCGCAAAAGAAGAAGCGCAGCTCAAAAAGATTGTGCAGGAAGGCATGGTGATTGCTGCAGTTGAAATGGAAAATGGAAAGGCGTATGTCACCCGGAAAATCGCGGAAAAGGATCTCTATGTCCGCAGCATTAAAGCCAATGCCGATCTTTTGGTAAAGCTTGCCGAAGCCGAACGGGTGCGTCTGAAAAATGCTGCCTTAAAAGGAATTGGTTCAGATCGTATGGTGGGATTGAAGATGGCCCAGGCATACAAGGGACTTGATCTGATCATCCTTCCCAGTGACGGGGCTCACGGGGTCAACCCATTGGATTTAAACAATACACTTCAATTGTTCGACGTTCGAAAGAGAGGTGAAAAATGA
- a CDS encoding B12-binding domain-containing radical SAM protein, whose amino-acid sequence MNILLIYPKFPETFWSFTYAIGFIGKKAAFPPLGLLTVAALLPEKWSKRLKDMNVDRLKDEDILWADLVFIGGMAVQRKSTSRIIDRCKSLNATIVAGGPLFTSEPDAFKTVDHLVLDEAELTLPSFLSDLENHQPKRIYRAEGFCDLTQTPFPLWNLINIKRYASMNIQFSRGCPFNCDFCNVTALFGHKPRLKTTDQIILELDIIYSLGWRGSIFFVDDNFIGNKRFLKEQLLPALALWRKDKKGCIFFTESSINLADDERLLSMMVKAGFDSVFIGIESPDEVALSECQKNQNRNRDLLDSVSIIHRSGLQVMGGFIVGFDSDKPSIFQRQIEFIQKSGIVTAMVGMLQAIPGTRLFERLQGQNRLSEQFSGDNVDGTTNILPQMGMDTLLNGYQMIMKQIYSPKYYYRRVRTLLKELKPPEVVEPLDLQRFLSIFRSAVKLGVFGKERFHYWYLIIWTLIRKPRCMSTAITLSIFGYHYRKICERYIY is encoded by the coding sequence ATGAATATCCTGCTGATTTACCCGAAATTTCCCGAAACCTTCTGGTCGTTTACATACGCTATTGGTTTTATCGGGAAAAAAGCTGCGTTTCCGCCACTGGGGCTTCTCACTGTGGCAGCCCTGTTACCGGAAAAATGGTCTAAACGTCTGAAGGACATGAATGTCGACCGCTTGAAAGACGAGGATATTTTATGGGCAGACCTGGTCTTCATCGGCGGTATGGCGGTTCAGCGCAAATCCACCAGCCGGATCATAGACCGGTGTAAGTCCTTGAATGCAACCATTGTTGCAGGCGGACCGCTTTTTACATCGGAGCCGGATGCGTTCAAGACAGTGGATCATCTGGTCCTTGATGAAGCCGAACTGACATTGCCAAGTTTTTTGTCAGACCTTGAAAATCATCAACCCAAAAGAATTTACAGGGCCGAAGGGTTTTGTGATCTTACCCAAACGCCTTTTCCGCTATGGAATCTAATAAATATCAAGCGATATGCATCCATGAATATCCAGTTTTCCAGAGGCTGCCCGTTCAACTGTGATTTTTGCAATGTAACAGCCCTGTTCGGCCACAAACCCCGGTTAAAAACAACAGACCAGATCATTCTGGAACTGGATATTATTTATTCGCTGGGCTGGCGGGGCAGTATCTTCTTTGTTGATGATAATTTTATCGGCAACAAACGGTTTTTAAAAGAACAACTTCTGCCTGCCCTGGCCCTGTGGCGAAAGGATAAAAAAGGGTGCATTTTTTTTACGGAATCTTCCATCAACCTGGCAGATGATGAAAGACTTTTATCCATGATGGTAAAAGCCGGTTTTGATTCTGTGTTTATCGGGATCGAGTCCCCGGATGAGGTTGCTTTGAGCGAATGTCAAAAAAACCAGAATAGAAACAGAGATCTGCTGGACAGTGTTTCCATTATCCACCGATCAGGGCTGCAGGTCATGGGTGGTTTCATTGTGGGATTCGACAGTGATAAACCCTCTATTTTTCAGCGACAGATCGAATTTATTCAAAAAAGCGGGATTGTGACGGCAATGGTTGGAATGCTCCAGGCCATTCCGGGAACCCGGCTTTTTGAACGGCTTCAAGGGCAGAACCGTTTGTCAGAACAATTTTCCGGAGATAATGTGGACGGCACGACCAATATTCTTCCGCAAATGGGAATGGACACGCTTTTGAACGGGTATCAAATGATCATGAAACAAATTTATTCGCCCAAATACTACTACCGGCGGGTCCGAACCCTGTTAAAAGAACTCAAACCACCTGAGGTGGTTGAGCCTTTGGATCTTCAGCGGTTTTTATCCATTTTCCGTTCAGCAGTAAAGCTCGGTGTTTTCGGTAAAGAGCGCTTTCATTACTGGTATCTCATCATTTGGACGTTGATTCGAAAACCCAGGTGTATGTCAACCGCAATCACTCTATCCATATTTGGCTATCATTACAGGAAAATATGCGAACGATATATTTATTAA
- a CDS encoding putative quinol monooxygenase, with amino-acid sequence MIVVRITLNVRAEKQMELLQTLLSLIEPVKKEKGCKSYAIFCDIKDKNSFCIMEEWTTQKDLNRHLKSLRFGVLLGTKPLLQKPPIVRIHTKAGVQGMAAVEEARAQGGE; translated from the coding sequence ATGATCGTTGTCAGAATAACGCTAAACGTGCGTGCCGAAAAGCAAATGGAACTTTTACAGACCCTTCTTTCGTTGATCGAACCTGTTAAAAAAGAAAAAGGCTGCAAAAGCTACGCTATCTTTTGTGACATCAAAGACAAAAACAGTTTTTGTATAATGGAAGAATGGACAACCCAAAAAGATTTGAACCGTCATTTAAAATCGCTTCGATTCGGAGTTTTGCTTGGAACAAAACCTCTTTTACAAAAACCGCCAATTGTCCGGATTCACACCAAAGCCGGTGTTCAAGGAATGGCCGCTGTTGAAGAGGCCAGGGCCCAAGGAGGAGAATAA